A genome region from Chitinophagales bacterium includes the following:
- a CDS encoding polysaccharide deacetylase family protein: protein MSAANFIYQKTLGAFVKSNGILSRPFFAGKGFIICLHRVLPASSADKSGMSVSPEYLEWLLQSIRQFGFEIIAVNEVPERLKQHNSKPFAVITLDDGWKDNLEYAYPVFKKQQAPFTIYVTNCFPNKTAFNWAETLMQLVFAHTQIQFSYQAQEFAYSLHSSEARMNAYNAIRYFILDSKSVVVMNEKIEQVFKHYEQPPPCAALSWKEIQELSSDSLCTIGAHTQNHVPLAKFTAEDALQEMVHSKQELEANIQLPVQHFAYPFGSKNECSVREFELAAQAGFSMSVTGRQGNIFSGNATALHAIPRYPIGEATGAERLKFIADGTLHFSFNGFKKIVTD, encoded by the coding sequence ATGAGTGCAGCAAATTTCATTTATCAAAAAACACTTGGGGCATTTGTAAAGAGCAATGGTATTTTATCTAGGCCTTTTTTTGCGGGTAAAGGTTTTATTATTTGCCTGCACAGGGTTTTGCCGGCATCGAGTGCCGATAAATCCGGAATGTCTGTTTCGCCCGAGTATTTAGAATGGTTGCTGCAATCTATCCGCCAATTTGGGTTTGAAATTATTGCAGTAAATGAAGTGCCGGAACGTTTAAAACAGCACAATAGCAAGCCTTTTGCCGTTATTACTTTAGATGACGGCTGGAAGGATAACTTAGAATATGCTTACCCTGTTTTTAAAAAGCAACAAGCGCCCTTCACCATTTATGTTACCAATTGCTTTCCCAATAAAACTGCTTTCAATTGGGCCGAAACGCTTATGCAACTAGTGTTTGCACATACGCAGATACAATTTTCGTATCAGGCGCAAGAGTTTGCATACAGCCTGCATTCGAGCGAAGCAAGAATGAATGCCTATAATGCCATTCGGTACTTTATTCTTGATTCAAAAAGTGTAGTTGTAATGAACGAAAAGATAGAGCAGGTATTTAAGCACTATGAGCAACCGCCACCGTGCGCGGCATTAAGTTGGAAAGAAATACAAGAGTTATCGTCCGATTCGCTTTGTACCATTGGCGCACACACGCAAAACCATGTGCCGCTTGCAAAGTTTACAGCCGAAGATGCTTTGCAGGAGATGGTACATTCTAAGCAAGAATTAGAAGCTAATATTCAACTTCCGGTACAGCATTTTGCATATCCGTTTGGCTCTAAAAACGAGTGTAGTGTGCGAGAATTTGAGTTGGCAGCGCAAGCAGGTTTTAGCATGAGTGTAACCGGAAGGCAAGGAAATATCTTTAGTGGCAATGCAACTGCATTACATGCCATTCCTCGCTATCCTATTGGTGAAGCAACCGGAGCGGAGCGCCTTAAGTTTATTGCCGATGGCACCCTTCATTTTTCTTTTAATGGCTTTAAAAAAATAGTAACCGACTAA
- a CDS encoding glycosyltransferase family 2 protein, translating to MQTEGVSIVFVNYKTPDLLHHAIRSLVAFTKGVAYEIIVVDNCSQDNSQAYITEAFPFVKWINNSYNAGFARGNNAGVRAASYNYVLIINSDTLLQDDAVSFCYNKFKQLEKECRIGLLGCQIKSFEGAVLPSVHSTYKNITALLQKNPLWIKIFGASRPVAYTAEWYATSHFAEHLSGAFLMFNKQQLSTASLWLDEDFFLYYEDVEWCVRLNRLGFKQYYFADTHILHKDSGSSKSSERKNFQILISELLFVFKTYNALYYHAYVLLWLCNLWLDNWLEQRKQKHSAAIEERKHTMYLLRHYSKVVATSFKKETSKSGKMLVYDK from the coding sequence ATGCAAACCGAAGGTGTAAGTATTGTTTTTGTAAATTACAAAACTCCGGATTTGCTCCACCATGCTATTCGTTCGCTGGTTGCATTTACGAAAGGCGTTGCGTATGAAATAATAGTGGTAGATAATTGTTCGCAAGATAATTCGCAGGCATATATTACAGAGGCATTTCCGTTTGTGAAGTGGATAAACAATAGCTACAATGCGGGTTTTGCACGTGGAAATAATGCCGGAGTACGCGCAGCTTCCTATAATTATGTTTTAATAATAAACTCCGATACGTTGCTGCAAGACGATGCTGTGTCGTTTTGCTATAATAAGTTTAAGCAACTCGAAAAAGAATGTAGAATAGGATTGCTGGGCTGCCAAATAAAATCGTTTGAAGGAGCCGTATTACCAAGCGTGCACAGTACCTATAAAAATATTACTGCGTTGTTGCAGAAAAATCCTTTGTGGATTAAAATTTTTGGTGCAAGCCGCCCTGTAGCGTACACGGCAGAATGGTATGCTACCAGCCATTTTGCGGAGCATTTGAGCGGAGCATTTTTAATGTTTAATAAGCAGCAGTTGAGCACTGCCAGTTTGTGGTTAGACGAAGATTTCTTTTTGTACTACGAAGATGTGGAATGGTGTGTGCGGCTTAATCGCTTAGGTTTTAAGCAGTATTACTTTGCCGATACTCATATTTTGCATAAAGATTCAGGAAGTTCTAAAAGCAGTGAACGCAAAAATTTTCAAATACTCATTTCTGAATTGTTGTTTGTTTTTAAAACATACAATGCCCTTTATTACCATGCTTATGTGTTACTTTGGTTGTGCAATCTTTGGTTAGATAATTGGCTGGAGCAGCGCAAGCAAAAGCACAGCGCAGCTATTGAGGAGCGTAAGCACACAATGTATTTGCTGCGCCATTATTCAAAGGTTGTAGCCACTTCATTTAAAAAGGAAACTTCTAAATCGGGTAAAATGCTGGTGTATGATAAATAG
- a CDS encoding glycosyltransferase: MINRVLQKIRFEKNAAKAFEETVAAFADARNKSAVVAVCPQNTQQHWMGIKQAAQMLFPQNLVVLPQQYSNSLLTPRLLEKLGSKIGEMNFDKVVFNGFPPYFELLFRSINKANTTTKLYLLFAGPASEYSSEVQRNNIQLAANLVRSKILYKVGFNKKGLAAAFKQIYGVHAGEYMVKNYVAPDAVAKQAPVLHQLKVGVFGSNTFNKNLHTQVLAALLLPESKVHVMNKNDFSYLPSSRIIGESGMLSHSQFLVRLQEMDINLYLSFSESWGLVATESLAVGTPCLTTANSGIFDGDSFLETHLVVRDYDNVVAIKQQIESVLNNYSAISKRGIEYVAELNAMADIKLKTFLEE, encoded by the coding sequence ATGATAAATAGAGTATTGCAAAAAATTAGGTTTGAAAAAAATGCCGCAAAAGCATTTGAAGAAACTGTTGCAGCATTTGCAGATGCCCGAAATAAGAGTGCTGTTGTGGCTGTTTGCCCGCAAAATACACAGCAGCACTGGATGGGAATAAAGCAGGCAGCGCAAATGCTTTTTCCTCAAAATTTAGTAGTGTTGCCACAGCAGTATTCCAATAGTTTACTCACCCCACGGCTGCTCGAAAAATTGGGAAGCAAAATTGGAGAAATGAATTTCGATAAAGTTGTGTTCAACGGTTTTCCTCCATATTTTGAATTGCTTTTTAGGAGTATAAACAAGGCAAACACAACTACAAAATTATACTTGCTTTTTGCCGGCCCTGCTTCGGAGTATAGCAGCGAAGTGCAGCGCAATAATATTCAGTTGGCAGCCAATTTGGTGCGTAGTAAAATACTGTACAAAGTGGGGTTTAATAAAAAAGGTTTAGCCGCAGCTTTCAAACAAATTTATGGCGTGCACGCAGGCGAGTATATGGTTAAGAATTATGTTGCTCCCGATGCCGTGGCAAAGCAAGCACCTGTACTACACCAATTGAAGGTGGGCGTTTTTGGTAGCAATACTTTTAATAAGAATTTACACACGCAGGTGCTGGCGGCACTGCTGCTGCCCGAAAGCAAGGTGCATGTAATGAATAAAAACGATTTTTCGTACCTGCCTTCAAGCAGAATTATTGGCGAAAGCGGTATGTTGAGCCACAGTCAATTTTTGGTGCGGTTGCAAGAAATGGACATAAACCTGTATCTCTCTTTCAGCGAAAGCTGGGGCTTGGTAGCTACCGAAAGTCTTGCAGTTGGAACGCCTTGCCTTACCACTGCCAATAGCGGAATTTTTGATGGCGATAGTTTTTTAGAGACACATTTAGTGGTGCGCGATTACGATAATGTAGTGGCAATAAAACAGCAAATAGAAAGTGTGCTGAATAATTACAGCGCCATAAGTAAAAGAGGCATAGAGTATGTTGCCGAATTAAATGCTATGGCAGATATTAAACTCAAAACATTTTTAGAAGAATAA
- a CDS encoding glycosyltransferase, whose protein sequence is MRILHIVPNLSKGGAERLALDICTELSSRSGVKAVLVALNPHNEYSDFTKAIDYRVIPSKYIPSLRGKAVVEIEALAQFIRDFKPDVIHSHLFEAEMVSRHVAYGNAKWFSHCHDNMKQLKSFSWDVLTSKVAFTDYYERRLLLKAYSKCSNSFIAISKHTQDYFLSNLPLQFRDRIFLLHNAIRFHAFNAVCSVKECTPLHLVNVGSFVAKKNQQFLVDVVHCLVKKNIAVKLTMLGDGILRKAVQEKVNKLGLEQYISLPGNVANVPQYLSEASIYVHSATYEPFGLVLLEAMAAGLPIVSLDGGGNRDIIEEGENGYLLTEQNPEIFATAILKLAADKVLYRKMSDYAVAYARQHDIASYTDKLLQLYQK, encoded by the coding sequence ATGCGCATTCTCCATATTGTTCCCAATCTTAGCAAAGGAGGTGCAGAGCGCCTGGCATTGGATATTTGCACAGAACTTTCGAGTAGAAGTGGTGTAAAGGCAGTATTGGTGGCATTGAATCCACACAATGAATACAGCGATTTTACAAAAGCAATAGATTACCGCGTTATTCCATCAAAATATATTCCATCGCTGCGCGGAAAGGCAGTAGTGGAAATAGAAGCGCTTGCGCAGTTTATACGCGATTTTAAGCCCGATGTTATCCACTCGCATTTGTTTGAAGCCGAAATGGTTTCGCGCCATGTGGCGTATGGCAATGCAAAGTGGTTTTCGCATTGCCACGATAATATGAAGCAGCTGAAAAGTTTTTCGTGGGATGTGCTTACAAGCAAGGTAGCATTTACGGATTATTACGAGCGTAGGTTGTTGCTAAAGGCGTACAGTAAATGCAGTAATTCGTTTATTGCCATATCAAAACACACGCAAGATTATTTTCTTTCTAATTTGCCATTGCAGTTTAGGGATCGCATTTTTTTACTGCACAATGCCATTCGGTTTCACGCTTTTAATGCGGTATGCAGCGTTAAAGAATGCACACCTTTGCACCTTGTAAATGTGGGAAGTTTTGTTGCCAAAAAAAATCAGCAGTTTTTGGTAGATGTGGTGCATTGTTTGGTGAAGAAAAATATAGCAGTAAAACTTACCATGTTGGGCGATGGTATTTTGCGGAAAGCCGTACAGGAAAAGGTAAATAAGTTGGGCTTGGAACAATATATTTCGCTACCCGGAAATGTTGCCAATGTGCCGCAGTATTTAAGCGAAGCAAGTATATATGTTCATAGTGCTACTTACGAGCCTTTTGGCTTGGTGTTGCTAGAGGCTATGGCTGCAGGTTTGCCGATAGTATCGTTAGATGGGGGCGGAAACCGCGATATTATCGAAGAAGGAGAAAATGGGTATTTGCTTACGGAGCAAAATCCCGAAATATTTGCAACTGCTATATTGAAACTTGCAGCCGATAAAGTATTATATAGAAAAATGAGCGACTATGCAGTGGCATATGCTCGCCAACACGATATTGCAAGCTACACAGATAAGCTGTTGCAACTATACCAAAAATAG
- a CDS encoding flavodoxin, producing MAKIGLFYGTDTGNTERVAKRLKEVLETKIGAGEVEVKEIYKKTAADMQAYNLLVLGMPTWYDGELQGDWEEFIPEMKKVDFSGKKVAFYGLGDQYGYASYFCDALGLFAEIAEQGGAELVGFWPIAGFEHDFSKAQRGDKFVGLCLDVDNQDELTEGRLQQWSAQILTEMNLN from the coding sequence ATGGCGAAGATTGGATTGTTCTACGGAACCGACACAGGAAATACCGAGCGCGTTGCAAAACGTTTAAAAGAAGTATTGGAAACTAAAATTGGAGCCGGAGAAGTAGAAGTAAAAGAAATTTACAAAAAAACTGCTGCCGATATGCAAGCCTACAACCTACTGGTGCTGGGTATGCCTACTTGGTACGATGGCGAATTGCAAGGCGATTGGGAAGAGTTTATTCCCGAAATGAAGAAAGTAGATTTTAGCGGAAAAAAAGTGGCGTTTTATGGCTTAGGCGACCAATACGGCTATGCCTCTTACTTTTGCGATGCCTTAGGATTATTTGCAGAAATTGCCGAGCAAGGCGGAGCAGAATTGGTAGGTTTTTGGCCGATAGCCGGATTTGAACACGATTTTAGCAAAGCACAACGTGGCGATAAATTTGTAGGCCTGTGCTTAGATGTAGATAACCAAGATGAACTTACCGAAGGCCGCTTACAGCAATGGAGCGCTCAAATTCTTACCGAAATGAACTTAAACTAA